One stretch of Epinephelus lanceolatus isolate andai-2023 chromosome 15, ASM4190304v1, whole genome shotgun sequence DNA includes these proteins:
- the c15h21orf58 gene encoding uncharacterized protein C21orf58 homolog, with product MPRFQHDSSMVDQMTRLKLKLLKKRLEHKKHNMDGRAESAQSARSYWYDGQLDQLHRALRRKQDLLQRLREQYMLEDLNRPHTWGGSQRQYKSHFYTAPQPPPPLPFHQPAPALPFLPPPPPAPPQPPRIIQQTLPQQPATIIQQLPQQQPLITQIPPPQPYPAPAPRSGSIKEDMVELMLMQNAQMHQIIMHNMMLKAMPSVSPPGGPNAPLTTYLGQDSYQGNPIFVRPDVKPRGSAVHHHHHYAPAAPQLPPICHPTWLPTVSSVPAGQAGAHLPSVHHDTATFTLPTLNV from the exons ATGCCAAGATTTCAG CATGACAGTTCCATGGTTGATCAGATGACAAGACTTAAACTCAAACTGCTGAAGAAG AGACTGGAACACAAAAAGCACAACATGGACGGCAGAGCAGAATCTGCCCAGTCTGCAA GGAGTTACTGGTATGATGGACAATTAGATCAACTTCACCGTGCTCTGAGGCGAAAACAGGACCTACTGCAAAGACTCAGG GAGCAGTACATGTTAGAGGACCTCAACAGACCTCACACCTGGGGAGGGTCACAGAGACAGTACAAGTCACATTTCTACACTGCCCCTCAGCCACCGCCTCCTCTGCCATTCCACCAGCCAGCCCCTGCTCTGCCCTTTCTGCCCCCGCCACCACCAGCCCCGCCTCAGCCTCCGCGCATCATCCAACAGACT ctaCCACAGCAGCCTGCAACCATTATACAACAGCTGCCACAACAGCAGCCTCTCATTACTCAGATTCCCCCACCTCAGCCCTACCCTGCACCTGCACCACGCTCAGGCAGCATCAAAGAGG ATATGGTGGAATTGATGCTGATGCAAAACGCCCAGATGCACCAGATCATAATGCACAACATGATGCTGAAAGCCATGCCTTCTGTATCACCACCTGGAGGGCCAAATGCTCCTCTAACTACATATCTTgggcag GACAGTTACCAGGGAAACCCTATTTTCGTAAGGCCAGATGTCAAACCAAGAGGAAGTGCTgtccatcatcaccatcactatGCCCCTGCAGCACCACAGCTGCCTCCCATCTGTCACCCTACATGGCTACCAACGGTGTCATCTGTCCCAGCCGGACAAGCAGGGGCACATTTACCCTCCGTGCACCATGACACAGCCACTTTTACACTCCCAACACTCAATGTGTAA